TGCATCTAAACGGACTAATTTAGCCTTAACCTCATCTAATTTTGCATACTCAATATTTTCATTATTTAACAATTTAAGAGTCGCTATTGAAGAGTTTACCTTATCAGTCACCTCTTTAAACTTCTCTACTTTATCACCTAAAGGACGTCCCTTATCAAGATCTGTTTCAATAGTTCCTGCAAGCTCATCAAAGGTAATTAATTCTTTTGAAAAAGAACTTAGTTTATTCTTCATATATTCATTAGAATATTTTGTTTGTGAAATATTGTAGTTTTTGTTAGCACTATCTTTTAAATTAAATACAACTGAATTATTATTCTTAGTTACAATTTCAATAATGAAATCTTTATTATTAAACTCGTTTGAATTAATATTATCAATATTTAGAGTTTTTCCATTAAAATTATTAAGTTTTAATGATTTCAATAAAGATTCAAAACCTTCTTTGTTAATAACTTCGTCATTAGTAGTAATTATTAACTTATTATCTTTTTTATCAAATTCAGTTTTTTCTAGCTGGTTTAGAGTCGCAGAATTTGTAAGATTTTGTAATTGTTCTGTAGTCATGTCTGACTTAGAACTACAACCTTGCAAAATTAGCAAGGTTGTTAGTAATATTATCAGCTTTTTCATTACTTATTAGAATAATTCTGGCGCTGAGATAATGTTTAAGTTTTCGTCAATTTCAAATACTAATGGAGTACCTGTTGGTAAGTTAAGATCTAAGATTTTTTCATCAGAGATTTTTAATAAGTATTTGATTAACGCTCTTAAACTGTTACCGTGAGCAGAAATAAGTACGTTTTTACCAGCTTTAATTTGTTTAGAAATATCGCTTTCCCAGTATGGTAATACACGATCAATTGTAAGTTTTAAGCTTTCTCCTGTTGGAATTTCATTTTCAGGAATTTCTTTATATCTATCGATGTTTCCTGGGTACATGTCACTAGATTTATCTACTGCAGGAGGAGCTACATCGAAACTTCTTCTCCAAATGTGAACTTGTTCATCACCGTATTTTTTTGCTGTTTCAGCTTTGTTTAATCCTTGTAAAGCACCGTAG
This is a stretch of genomic DNA from Gemella haemolysans. It encodes these proteins:
- the gpmA gene encoding 2,3-diphosphoglycerate-dependent phosphoglycerate mutase encodes the protein MKLVLTRHGESQWNLENRFTGWVDVDITDKGRQEAIKGGQTLKELGLTFDVAYTSYQKRAIKTLNLFLEELDLLWIPVYKSWRLNERHYGALQGLNKAETAKKYGDEQVHIWRRSFDVAPPAVDKSSDMYPGNIDRYKEIPENEIPTGESLKLTIDRVLPYWESDISKQIKAGKNVLISAHGNSLRALIKYLLKISDEKILDLNLPTGTPLVFEIDENLNIISAPELF